From a region of the Rhinopithecus roxellana isolate Shanxi Qingling chromosome 8, ASM756505v1, whole genome shotgun sequence genome:
- the PGLYRP4 gene encoding peptidoglycan recognition protein 4 — translation MLPWLLVFSALGLQAWGDSSWNKTQAKQVSEGLQNPFENIPQLTEKDVSTPVSRKAWGAEAVGCSIQLTTPVNVLVIHHVPGLECHDQRVCSQRLRELQAHHIHNNSGCDVAYNFLVGDDGRVYEGVGWNVQGVHTQGYNNISLGFAFFGTKKGHSPSPAALSAMENLISYAVQKGHLSSSYVQPLLVKGENCLAPRQKASLKKACPSIVPRSAWGARETHCLRMTLPAKYGIIIHTAGRTCNISDECRLLVRDIQSFYIDKLKSCDIGYNFLVGQDGAIYEGVGWNVQGSSTPGYEDIALGITFMGTFTGTPPNAAALEAAQDLIQCAMVKGYLTPNYLLVGHSDVAQTLSPGQALYNIISTWPHFKH, via the exons ATGCTGCCGTGGCTTCTTGTCTTCTCTGCTCTGGGTCTCCAGGCCTGGG GTGATTCCTCCTGGAACAAAACACAAGCTAAACAGGTATCAGAGGGGCTTCAGAACCCATTTGAGAACATCCCCCAGCTCACTGAAAAAG ATGTCTCCACACCGGTCTCTCGCAAGGCATGGGGGGCAGAAGCTGTTGGCTGCAGTATTCAGCTGACCACGCCAGTGAATGTCCTTGTTATACACCATGTCCCTGGACTGGAGTGTCACGACCAGAGAGTCTGCAGCCAGAGACTGCGGGAACTGCAGGCCCATCATATCCACAACAACAGCGGGTGTGACGTGGCCTACAA CTTCCTGGTTGGGGATGATGGCAGGGTGTATGAAGGTGTTGGCTGGAACGTCCAAGGAGTGCACACCCAAGGCTACAACAACATCTCCCTGGGCTTTGCCTTCTTCGGCACTAAGAAAG GCCACAGTCCCAGCCCTGCTGCCCTGTCAGCCATGGAAAACCTAATCTCCTATGCTGTCCAGAAGGGCCACCTGTCATCCAGCTATGTTCAGCCACTTCTTGTGAAAGGTGAGAACTGCCTGGCCCCTCGACAGAAGGCGAGCCTGAAGAAAG CTTGCCCCAGCATTGTCCCACGGTCTGCGTGGGGGGCCAGGGAGACCCACTGTCTCAGGATGACCCTCCCAGCGAAGTATGGCATCATTATCCACACTGCCGGGAGGACCTGCAACATTTCCGATGAGTGCCGCTTGCTGGTCCGGGACATCCagtctttctacatagacaagcTCAAGTCGTGCGACATTGGGTATAA CTTCCTGGTGGGCCAGGACGGCGCCATTTATGAAGGGGTGGGCTGGAATGTCCAAGGCTCCTCCACCCCTGGCTACGAAGACATTGCCCTGGGCATTACCTTCATGGGCACCTTCACAG GTACACCACCAAATGCTGCAGCACTAGAGGCAGCCCAAGACCTGATCCAGTGTGCCATGGTCAAGGGGTACCTGACTCCCAACTACCTGCTGGTGGGCCACAGTGATGTGGCCCAAACCTTGTCTCCTGGGCAGGCTTTGTACAACATCATcagcacctggcctcatttcaaACACTGA